A genomic window from Lycium barbarum isolate Lr01 chromosome 4, ASM1917538v2, whole genome shotgun sequence includes:
- the LOC132636385 gene encoding amine oxidase [copper-containing] alpha 3, peroxisomal-like, which translates to MPLFFKISLIIFFFFVSTSSSSSSSSYNHPLDCLTLSELTQVKTIVNKSYFSLNVTFHYVGLNEPDKPSVLSWLSANHPTKNPPRQAIVIARIDQKTHEIIVDLSSDLIKSDRIYDGHGYPILTFQEQNAANELPFAYPPFISSIKKRGLKLQEVVCQSSAVGWFGEKMKNNRMVKVMCYYLDGTVNLYMRPIEGITMTVVLDQMTIVRYLDRLIVPIPKANGTDYLEPKHGSHSNFQQDGIKIVQPNGPSFTLDGNTVRWEDWKFHVDYDMRAGIIISLASIFDVDKGEFRSVLYRGFVSEVFVPYMDLTEDWYFRTYFDAGEYGFGLCAVELQPSKDCPENAKYIDGYFIYQDGTPGKMPNVICIFERYAGDVMWRHTELAIPGKVIRKVRPEVSLVVRMVSTAGNYDYITDYEFKQSGSIKVTVGLTGLLEVRGSIYTHNDQIKEEAYGTLIAENTLGAYHDHFLTFHLDLDVDGHENSFVKNNLKTSRVGNKSSPRKSYWTVVSETAKMESDANIQLGSEALEMVVVNPNKKTQVGNNIGYCLIPGSATGPLLSDDDYPQIRGGFTKYNVWVTPYNKSEKWAGGLYTDQSQGDDTLAMWSLRDREIENKDIVLWYTLGVHHVPKQEDFPVMPTLSTGFELRPANFFQHNPVL; encoded by the exons ATGCCTTTGTTCTTCAAGATTTcccttatcattttttttttctttgttagtacatcatcttcatcatcatcatcatcttacAACCACCCATTGGATTGTCTCACTCTATCTGAACTCACTCAAGTAAAAACCATAGTAAACAAGTCCTATTTTTCCCTCAATGTAACCTTTCATTATGTTGGCCTAAATGAACCAGACAAACCATCAGTCCTTTCATGGCTATCAGCCAATCATCCCACAAAGAATCCACCTCGCCAAGCTATTGTTATCGCTCGAATTGATCAAAAAACACATGAAATTATCGTAGACTTATCGAGTGATTTGATTAAATCAGATAGAATCTATGATGGACATGGCTACCCCATTCTTACCTTTCAAGAACAGAATGCTGCCAATGAGCTACCATTTGCATATCCACCATTTATATCGTCCATTAAAAAGAGGGGGCTAAAGCTACAAGAAGTGGTGTGCCAAAGCTCCGCTGTTGGATGGTTTGGAGAGAAAATGAAGAATAACAGAATGGTTAAAGTCATGTGCTATTACTTAGATGGCACAGTTAATCTTTATATGAGACCTATTGAGGGAATTACAATGACTGTTGTTCTTGATCAAATGACAATCGTGAGGTACCTTGATCGCTTGATAGTTCCCATCCCCAAAGCTAATGGGACAGATTACCTGGAACCAAAGCACGGGTCTCACTCCAATTTCCAACAAGATGGAATAAAAATAGTGCAGCCTAATGGACCAAGTTTTACTCTAGATGGAAACACAGTGAG gTGGGAAGACTGGAAGTTTCATGTAGATTATGATATGAGAGCAGGAATTATCATATCACTAGCATCAATCTTTGATGTTGACAAGGGAGAATTTAGGAGTGTTTTGTATAGAGGATTTGTGTCAGAAGTTTTTGTGCCATACATGGATTTGACTGAAGATTGGTACTTCAGGACCTATTTTGATGCAGGTGAATATGGATTTGGTCTTTGTGCTGTAGAGCTTCAACCATCCAAGGATTGCCCGGAAAATGCAAAGTATATTGATGGCTACTTCATCTATCAAGATGGTACTCCAGGAAAAATGCCTAATGTAATTTGTATATTCGAACGTTATGCTGGAGATGTCATGTGGCGCCATACAGAGCTTGCGATTCCTGGAAAAGTG ATAAGAAAGGTTAGACCAGAGGTGAGCTTGGTAGTGAGAATGGTTTCAACTGCAGGGAACTATGATTACATTACTGATTATGAATTCAAGCAAAGTGGAAGCATCAAAGTCACT GTTGGCTTAACTGGTCTACTTGAAGTAAGGGGATCGATATATACTCACAACGACCAGATAAAGGAAGAAGCTTATGGTACACTAATAGCAGAAAACACGTTAGGAGCATATCATGATCATTTCCTTACCTTTCACCTTGATTTAGACGTGGACGGTCATGAAAATTCCTTTGTCAAAAATAACTTAAAAACTAGCCGTGTGGGCAACAAAAGTTCACCAAGAAAGAGTTACTGGACAGTTGTTAGTGAAACAGCTAAAATGGAGTCGGATGCAAATATTCAGCTAGGTTCAGAAGCCCTTGAAATGGTAGTAGTGAACCCCAACAAGAAGACTCAGGTTGGGAATAATATAGGCTACTGTCTGATCCCGGGATCTGCAACAGGTCCCTTGTTAAGTGACGATGATTACCCACAAATCCGGGGAGGTTTTACAAAGTACAATGTGTGGGTGACACCTTATAACAAGTCTGAGAAATGGGCAGGAGGATTATATACTGATCAAAGCCAAGGTGATGATACATTGGCCATGTGGAGCCTCAG GGATAGGGAAATTGAGAACAAAGATATTGTATTATGGTACACATTGGGTGTTCATCATGTACCTAAGCAGGAAGATTTTCCAGTTATGCCAACACTAAGCACTGGTTTTGAGCTCAGGCCTGCTAATTTCTTTCAGCATAATCCTGTTCTTTAA
- the LOC132637749 gene encoding probable pectinesterase/pectinesterase inhibitor 12, with amino-acid sequence MSHVQPVSISKIIPLSLCCEGCQQTAQPPYAVAQDGSSNYNTMIDAGLTAPNNNIVQYYIQTKQGTYNEYVQIEEWQTNIVLIGEGMDKTIISRNKSFGGGIGTYHTTTMACNSTCIIDLMTVCFSLLRVSIRRFQDSLYTDFGKQFYTECKILGTIDFICGDAAGVFQNCLIEARIPLHDQYITITTQQRNIENEPT; translated from the exons ATGTCACACGTGCAACCCGTGTCAATTAGTAAAATTATACCTCTCAGTTTATGTTGTGAAGGATGCCAACAAACTGCACAACCTCCTTATGCAGTAGCACAAGATGGCTCTAGTAACTATAACACAATGATTGATGCAGGCTTGACGGCCCCGAATAACAACATTGTACAATACTACATTCAAACAAAACAAGGAACCTACAACGAATATGTCCAAATCGAAGAATGGCAAACAAACATCGTACTCATTGGAGAAGGAATGGACAAAACCATAATCTCAAGAAATAAGAGCTTTGGAGGTGGCATTGGGACTTACCACACTACTACCATGG CATGCAATAGTACTTGCATCATTGATCTCATGACTGTCTGTTTTTCTCTTTTAAGG GTGTCAATTCGACGGTTTCAAGACTCCTTATACACAGACTTTGGCAAGCAGTTCTACACGGAGTGTAAAATTTTGGGTACCATTGACTTTATTTGTGGTGATGCAGCTGGGGTGTTCCAAAATTGCTTAATTGAAGCACGTATACCACTGCATGACCAATACATTACCATCACAACGCAACAGAGAAATATTGAGAATGAACCAACATGA